The following proteins are co-located in the Halocatena salina genome:
- a CDS encoding UbiA family prenyltransferase, with translation MIGTAIRRTRAYATLVRLPNLFTAPPDVVAGVALAVGVGGTVTSSTVFGLAVASMLLYAAGTTLNDYFDASDDAHERPERPIPSGEVARPRALALGLGFLAAGVVTAVVAAGTAAGVISGLLALTVLLYDGVLTGSAVGCLAMGAMRGLNVCLGVTAALSPVLLPRWALAVPIIVTAFITGVTWTAAHETGTSDRTAVVPAIGGVVVAVLGTGGLLLVRSPRAGKVLLAVILLACFLGWTGRALRSAVETPTPETIGAAVGACVLGLPVLESAFAATIDPVLALLAAAFVVPAMGFARVFSVS, from the coding sequence ATGATCGGGACCGCGATCCGACGCACACGGGCGTATGCGACGCTGGTTCGGCTGCCCAACCTCTTTACGGCTCCGCCGGATGTCGTGGCTGGTGTGGCACTTGCAGTCGGTGTCGGTGGGACCGTTACGAGTAGCACCGTGTTCGGACTCGCTGTCGCGTCTATGCTGTTGTACGCCGCTGGAACAACGCTGAACGACTACTTCGACGCGAGCGACGACGCTCACGAGCGACCCGAACGGCCCATTCCCTCGGGCGAGGTGGCCCGTCCTCGGGCGCTCGCGTTGGGTCTCGGATTCCTCGCTGCTGGCGTGGTGACCGCCGTCGTCGCCGCCGGAACGGCGGCTGGGGTGATCTCGGGGCTACTCGCACTCACCGTTTTGCTCTACGATGGTGTACTGACGGGGTCGGCTGTCGGGTGTCTCGCCATGGGAGCGATGAGGGGACTCAACGTTTGTCTCGGGGTAACGGCCGCGCTTTCGCCCGTTTTACTCCCCAGATGGGCCCTCGCTGTCCCGATCATCGTCACTGCCTTCATCACAGGCGTCACGTGGACCGCGGCACATGAGACCGGAACGAGCGACCGAACCGCCGTCGTCCCTGCGATCGGCGGTGTCGTCGTCGCTGTGCTCGGGACCGGTGGTCTCCTCCTCGTTCGATCGCCACGAGCCGGCAAGGTCCTCCTGGCAGTGATCCTGCTCGCTTGCTTTCTGGGCTGGACGGGGCGAGCGCTCCGATCAGCCGTCGAGACACCGACACCGGAAACCATCGGAGCAGCTGTCGGTGCGTGTGTACTCGGACTGCCCGTACTGGAGAGTGCGTTCGCTGCAACGATCGATCCCGTGTTAGCACTCCTGGCAGCGGCGTTCGTCGTTCCTGCGATGGGGTTCGCCCGCGTCTTCAGTGTCAGCTAA
- a CDS encoding ABC transporter ATP-binding protein has protein sequence MNKDRPSTPVVRLAGITKRFGDVVANDDVDFTLRKGTVHALLGENGSGKTTLMNVLYGLYDQNEGTIYVDGDVRDFGAPRDAMDAGIGMIHQHFQLVEPMTVLQNIILGHEPTSNGLVDESTAREDIEAICSRYGLDIDQHLDTPIRALGLGVRQRVEIIKTLYRGATVLVFDEPTAVLTPPEVDQLLDMMTELTDSGCSLVFITHKLDEALSVADRITVLRDGTSVGTVAAARTTEQELARMMVGRDVLFDRTSRETSPGDALLEIKDVRVDGDRDRERVHGVDLTVRAGEIFGIAGVQGNGQSELIEGIVGLRAVTAGSVRFEGEEITGMSRRRRIESGIAYIPEDRHSVGLVQADSLVRNALLGNQTNDNYVTNGVIDWGTVRDHAEEIVAEYDVQPSNVDIDAASLSGGNQQKFIVGREIERDPALVIAMHPTRGVDIGSTEFIHNRLIRLRNEGLGIVVVSSKLEEIQQLADRIAVMYDGAFIDIVDPDTITEAQLGLLMAGHDPGYHDETERQGAESTPDLVGAERGTSGRNDSDRSDTGDNNGDRT, from the coding sequence ATGAATAAGGATCGTCCGTCCACCCCAGTGGTCCGTCTTGCTGGGATCACCAAACGCTTCGGTGACGTCGTCGCCAACGACGACGTCGATTTCACGCTCCGGAAGGGCACGGTTCACGCCTTACTGGGGGAAAACGGATCGGGGAAGACGACGCTCATGAATGTACTGTACGGACTGTACGACCAAAACGAGGGAACGATCTACGTCGACGGTGATGTTCGTGATTTCGGTGCCCCACGGGATGCGATGGACGCTGGCATCGGGATGATCCACCAGCACTTCCAGCTGGTCGAACCGATGACTGTCCTCCAAAACATCATTTTGGGCCACGAACCGACATCGAATGGACTTGTCGACGAATCGACCGCCCGCGAGGACATCGAAGCGATCTGTTCGCGCTACGGACTCGATATCGATCAGCACCTCGACACTCCGATCCGTGCTCTCGGTCTGGGTGTCCGCCAGCGAGTCGAGATCATCAAGACCCTCTATCGAGGCGCGACCGTCCTCGTTTTCGATGAACCGACAGCGGTCCTAACACCACCGGAGGTCGACCAGCTCCTCGATATGATGACCGAACTGACTGACTCCGGCTGTTCACTGGTCTTTATCACGCACAAACTCGACGAGGCGCTCTCGGTCGCCGATCGGATCACCGTCCTTCGGGATGGGACCAGCGTCGGCACCGTTGCCGCCGCCCGGACCACCGAGCAGGAGCTCGCGCGCATGATGGTCGGACGAGACGTGTTGTTCGACCGGACGTCCCGTGAAACCTCTCCCGGTGACGCCCTCCTCGAAATCAAGGACGTACGAGTCGACGGTGATCGAGACCGCGAGCGGGTCCATGGAGTGGATCTCACCGTTCGAGCGGGTGAGATCTTCGGTATTGCGGGTGTCCAAGGTAACGGACAGTCCGAGCTGATCGAGGGGATCGTTGGGTTACGCGCCGTGACGGCGGGCTCTGTCCGTTTCGAGGGCGAAGAGATCACTGGTATGAGCCGGCGTCGGCGTATCGAATCCGGAATCGCCTACATTCCCGAAGATCGCCACTCTGTGGGCTTAGTCCAAGCCGACAGCTTGGTTCGCAACGCGTTACTCGGCAATCAGACGAACGATAACTACGTTACCAACGGGGTCATCGATTGGGGAACCGTTCGGGACCACGCCGAGGAGATCGTCGCAGAGTACGACGTTCAGCCGTCGAATGTCGACATCGATGCGGCGTCTCTGTCCGGAGGCAACCAACAGAAGTTCATCGTTGGACGAGAGATCGAGCGCGATCCGGCCCTCGTGATCGCCATGCATCCGACGCGGGGGGTCGACATCGGGTCGACCGAATTCATTCACAACCGACTGATACGGTTGCGTAACGAGGGACTCGGGATCGTGGTGGTTTCCTCGAAGCTCGAAGAGATCCAACAGCTCGCCGATCGTATCGCGGTGATGTACGACGGTGCGTTCATCGATATCGTCGATCCGGACACCATCACCGAAGCGCAGCTCGGTCTCTTGATGGCTGGTCATGATCCCGGCTACCACGACGAAACAGAACGGCAGGGGGCCGAGAGCACCCCAGACTTAGTGGGCGCTGAGCGTGGAACGTCCGGTCGGAACGACAGTGATCGATCGGATACCGGTGATAACAACGGTGATCGGACGTGA
- a CDS encoding BMP family lipoprotein, translated as MNGHSNSDTKREHVSHRAGSVDRRRFLTTGAALVGGLGLAGCLGGSSDDNGGGDETTNVAIVSSPAGFDDNAFNDLALKGIENAQEEHDIELNRVEETQQAQYQSTQSELAQSGEYDLIVLVSYNHTEALTQNATDYPDQYWMLINDHVDEANVAGYIWANHQMSYLAGVLAGTMTTEGFSDGGGETVPESAQIGFVGGVDESLINAYERSYVAGAEWVTNDVEVNVGYIGNYTDTDTAADIASSQYDAGADIVYHAAAAAGRGVFEAAQADGRYAIGVDSDQSVALPDFQDVVLGSAVKYIDEGTQTAATAVAEDDFESIAGNNTLSLAEEAIDCVIGQAFEGSLPAAVDQNMQRAKQGILDGDITVPCGATGCD; from the coding sequence ATGAATGGCCACTCGAATTCGGATACGAAGCGTGAGCACGTATCTCACCGAGCGGGCAGTGTTGATCGACGTCGGTTTCTCACGACGGGAGCCGCTCTCGTCGGGGGCCTAGGGCTTGCTGGGTGTCTCGGCGGCAGCTCGGATGATAACGGTGGTGGAGACGAGACGACGAACGTTGCGATCGTATCGAGTCCTGCTGGTTTCGACGACAACGCGTTCAACGATCTCGCGCTCAAGGGGATCGAGAACGCTCAAGAGGAGCACGACATCGAACTCAACCGGGTCGAAGAAACCCAACAGGCTCAATACCAGTCGACCCAATCGGAACTGGCTCAAAGCGGTGAGTACGATCTCATCGTACTGGTTTCGTACAATCACACCGAGGCACTGACCCAAAACGCCACGGACTATCCCGATCAGTATTGGATGCTCATCAATGACCACGTCGACGAGGCAAACGTTGCGGGCTACATCTGGGCCAATCATCAGATGTCCTATCTCGCGGGCGTTCTCGCGGGCACGATGACGACAGAGGGCTTCTCCGACGGCGGTGGCGAAACGGTTCCCGAAAGCGCACAAATCGGGTTCGTCGGTGGCGTCGATGAATCGCTTATCAACGCGTACGAGCGGTCCTACGTCGCCGGAGCCGAGTGGGTCACCAACGACGTGGAGGTCAATGTCGGTTACATCGGCAACTACACCGACACGGATACGGCGGCCGATATCGCCAGCTCACAGTACGATGCTGGTGCCGATATCGTGTATCACGCTGCTGCAGCTGCGGGTCGTGGCGTCTTCGAGGCCGCGCAAGCCGATGGTCGGTACGCCATCGGCGTCGACTCCGATCAGTCCGTGGCGCTTCCCGACTTCCAGGACGTTGTTCTCGGATCCGCCGTCAAATACATCGATGAGGGGACACAAACGGCCGCGACGGCAGTTGCGGAAGACGACTTCGAAAGCATCGCCGGTAACAACACCTTGTCGCTCGCGGAGGAAGCCATCGACTGTGTGATCGGCCAAGCGTTCGAAGGGTCTCTCCCGGCCGCCGTCGACCAAAACATGCAACGAGCCAAACAGGGAATCCTCGACGGCGATATCACCGTTCCTTGTGGTGCAACCGGGTGTGACTGA
- a CDS encoding sugar phosphate isomerase/epimerase family protein, with amino-acid sequence MVRLAFSTNAYTRFTLTDAVRRIADHGYDGVELLADSPHAFLPEFDEDDRTRLQETIETTGLSVSNVNANTAMGYYDDAPDTSFFAPTIISDSETERSRRVTYTKRAIDLAGAVGAPAVCVATGRPEPGNPPEQAREQLMNSLHDILDHADSVGVDVGIEFEPELLIECTEEVLELLDVVNRDALGVNLDVGHAAVYGEDPAESIRQCAGHITGVHIEDIVGGRRGKHYHRIPGDGDLNFEAIFRALDDIGYDGFATLELYTYPDAPDRAARRALDALERYTA; translated from the coding sequence ATGGTTCGACTTGCGTTCTCGACGAACGCCTACACCCGCTTTACACTCACGGACGCCGTTCGACGCATAGCAGACCATGGATACGACGGCGTCGAGCTGTTGGCCGATTCGCCTCATGCGTTCCTGCCAGAGTTCGACGAGGACGATCGGACACGACTTCAGGAAACGATCGAAACGACCGGTCTCTCGGTTTCGAACGTCAACGCCAACACCGCCATGGGGTACTACGACGACGCGCCGGATACCTCGTTTTTCGCACCGACGATCATCTCTGATAGCGAAACGGAACGATCGCGGCGAGTCACCTACACGAAACGAGCGATCGATCTGGCAGGGGCGGTCGGTGCCCCTGCCGTCTGTGTCGCTACGGGCCGTCCCGAACCGGGGAATCCCCCCGAGCAAGCGCGAGAACAGTTAATGAACTCGCTGCACGATATTCTCGATCACGCCGACTCCGTGGGAGTCGACGTTGGAATCGAGTTCGAACCGGAGTTGCTCATCGAGTGTACTGAGGAGGTTCTGGAGCTCCTCGATGTGGTTAACCGTGACGCGCTGGGTGTGAATCTCGATGTCGGCCACGCGGCCGTCTACGGTGAGGACCCTGCCGAGAGCATCCGTCAGTGTGCCGGACACATCACGGGCGTCCACATCGAAGACATCGTTGGTGGTCGCAGGGGCAAACACTACCATCGCATCCCTGGCGACGGCGATCTGAACTTCGAAGCGATCTTCCGAGCACTCGATGACATCGGTTACGACGGTTTTGCGACGCTGGAGTTGTATACGTACCCCGATGCCCCCGATCGGGCAGCCCGACGAGCGCTCGACGCGCTCGAACGATACACGGCCTGA
- a CDS encoding alkaline phosphatase family protein, with translation MTDHATRVIVLDVVGLQPDHVTEATAPNLTGVLEGVNALKPPFPALTVPVQTTLTTGQSPGEHGDVSSGEYDRETDEAAFWERDRADRHRLWETARTAGTTTGALFFQHLIGTDADIAVTPSPIEDEDNNLLEMDCWTNPDDLYETLRAEYGHFPLHRYWGPAADEHSSRWILDAASEAIDRVDPDLLWVYVPHLDYAGLRHGPGEELQAAVSTIDDCLGEFLDVLRASKRWNETVVNVVSEYGFHDVDTPVFPNRALRENGLLAVTDDGKGTAVDVPNSAAFAMVDHQVAHVYVDDRSPAVRRTLESLDGVETVLGKVGQAERNIDHPNTGDFVLVAEPDAWFQYYWWDDPEDAPPYATDMDIHAKPGFDPCELFGGTEGLVSLDPTKVGGSHGRSDVYGVYGLGGPMAPETSADGVVDARAVAPTITELLGITDSIPMSFSHPPVTECE, from the coding sequence ATGACTGATCACGCCACGCGGGTTATCGTCCTCGACGTCGTCGGTCTTCAGCCCGATCACGTGACGGAGGCGACCGCACCAAACCTCACAGGCGTTCTCGAAGGCGTAAACGCGTTGAAACCTCCGTTTCCAGCGCTGACCGTTCCCGTCCAAACGACGCTTACGACGGGACAGTCTCCCGGCGAGCACGGCGACGTCTCGAGCGGTGAATACGACCGAGAGACCGACGAAGCGGCGTTCTGGGAGCGTGACCGAGCAGATCGACACCGCCTGTGGGAGACGGCACGGACAGCCGGGACGACGACGGGAGCACTGTTTTTCCAACACCTCATCGGGACGGATGCGGACATCGCAGTCACGCCGTCGCCGATCGAGGACGAGGACAACAACCTTTTAGAGATGGATTGTTGGACGAATCCCGACGATTTGTATGAGACGTTGCGAGCGGAGTACGGACATTTCCCCTTGCATCGATACTGGGGTCCCGCGGCGGACGAACACAGCAGCAGATGGATCCTCGACGCCGCGAGCGAAGCGATCGACCGCGTCGATCCGGATCTGCTATGGGTGTACGTTCCACACCTCGACTACGCGGGACTCCGACACGGCCCGGGAGAGGAGTTGCAAGCGGCGGTCAGCACGATCGACGACTGCCTTGGGGAGTTTCTCGACGTGCTTCGGGCGAGCAAGCGATGGAACGAAACGGTCGTGAATGTCGTGAGCGAGTACGGATTTCACGACGTCGATACTCCCGTATTCCCGAACCGTGCACTCCGTGAGAACGGGCTGTTGGCCGTCACGGACGATGGGAAGGGGACCGCAGTAGATGTTCCCAACTCGGCGGCGTTTGCGATGGTCGACCATCAAGTGGCGCACGTCTACGTCGATGACCGTTCCCCCGCCGTCCGCCGAACGCTCGAATCGCTTGACGGCGTCGAGACAGTGCTCGGCAAGGTGGGACAGGCCGAACGAAACATCGATCATCCAAACACGGGCGATTTCGTTCTCGTCGCAGAGCCAGATGCGTGGTTTCAGTACTACTGGTGGGACGACCCCGAGGACGCACCCCCGTATGCGACTGATATGGACATCCACGCGAAGCCGGGGTTCGATCCGTGTGAGCTGTTCGGGGGCACGGAAGGACTCGTCTCGCTCGATCCGACGAAGGTCGGTGGCTCTCACGGTCGAAGCGACGTGTACGGCGTGTACGGTCTCGGAGGACCCATGGCACCCGAAACGTCCGCCGACGGAGTCGTGGACGCACGAGCCGTCGCGCCGACGATCACGGAACTGTTGGGCATCACCGACTCCATACCGATGTCGTTCAGCCACCCTCCAGTGACAGAATGTGAGTGA
- a CDS encoding inositol-3-phosphate synthase — translation MRRTGVWLLGAHGNVATTAMVGARAIAAEEVGTGGLVTAQDPCHRLDLPPIEGFVFGGHDVSATTVSSTARMLSERATIPPEIVKAVDEDLERIEERIETGTAINCGRAIEDRVERAFSERNVSDTVARLREEYRAFVTEQNVDRLVVVNVSSTEPPLSDPGRYDTVSSVERAVADDDRDLPASSLYAYAALLDGYPYINFTPSTGASLGGLKALARRKNVPHMGRDGKTGETLLKSALAPMFARRNLRVRSWEGHNILGNADGRVLEDEANEAGKLASKSGVLDGILDEEFHNRVRIDYTPPLGDWKTAWDDIRFSGFLDTPMKMQFTWEGSDSILAAPLVLDLIRLIVHADEHGEGGLQPQLASFFKSPLGVDEHDLSRQFGMLTNYVNRYEGIDD, via the coding sequence ATGAGGCGGACGGGCGTTTGGCTTCTCGGAGCGCACGGGAACGTTGCGACGACAGCGATGGTGGGTGCGCGCGCGATCGCTGCTGAGGAGGTGGGAACGGGGGGATTGGTTACGGCTCAGGACCCGTGTCATCGCCTGGATCTTCCCCCGATCGAGGGGTTCGTTTTCGGTGGCCACGACGTTTCCGCGACGACCGTTAGCTCGACAGCGCGTATGCTCTCGGAACGAGCCACTATTCCGCCGGAGATCGTCAAAGCGGTGGACGAAGATCTCGAACGGATCGAGGAGCGTATCGAGACTGGAACGGCGATCAACTGTGGGCGAGCGATCGAAGATCGCGTGGAAAGAGCATTCTCCGAACGGAACGTTTCTGACACCGTCGCCCGCCTTCGAGAGGAATATCGCGCGTTCGTCACCGAACAGAACGTGGATCGACTCGTCGTGGTAAACGTTTCCTCGACCGAGCCGCCGCTGTCCGATCCGGGACGGTACGACACCGTGAGTAGCGTAGAACGGGCCGTCGCTGACGACGATAGAGATCTTCCCGCGAGTAGTTTGTACGCGTACGCTGCCCTCCTCGATGGCTATCCGTACATCAACTTCACGCCGAGCACGGGGGCTTCCCTCGGTGGACTCAAAGCGTTGGCTCGCCGAAAAAACGTTCCTCACATGGGACGAGACGGCAAAACAGGTGAAACGCTCCTGAAATCCGCACTCGCACCGATGTTTGCCCGACGAAATCTTCGCGTTCGGTCGTGGGAAGGCCACAATATCCTCGGCAACGCAGACGGTCGCGTGCTCGAAGACGAGGCGAACGAGGCTGGGAAGTTGGCTAGTAAAAGCGGGGTGCTCGACGGCATTCTCGACGAGGAGTTTCACAATCGTGTGCGGATCGACTACACGCCGCCACTCGGCGACTGGAAAACCGCGTGGGACGACATCCGATTCAGTGGGTTCCTCGATACCCCGATGAAGATGCAGTTCACATGGGAAGGGTCGGATTCCATTCTCGCCGCACCGCTCGTCCTCGATCTCATCAGATTGATCGTACACGCCGACGAACACGGGGAAGGGGGTCTCCAACCACAGTTGGCGTCCTTCTTCAAATCCCCGCTTGGCGTCGACGAACATGACCTTTCACGACAGTTCGGCATGCTCACTAACTACGTAAACCGCTATGAGGGAATCGATGACTGA
- a CDS encoding sugar phosphate isomerase/epimerase family protein, with the protein MQFGFSTNAFRGHSLEATIETLADAGYDGIEILLDTPHLYPGDADRADVRQVRKLLDAHDLAISNCNAFMLSAIERSETSHQADYPHETAAFHHPSFIEPDATDRRARIEHTQAALETAAALGASRISIQPGGPVPVDKSDERAVEEFVDGLQTVAATAETVGIDVLIEPEPELLVETSEQFLDLVDRIDSPRVGCNFDAGHFYASGEDPVALIDVLAEYTCHYHLEDIPADRTHDHTQLGEGAMDIDGFLGALSDSGYDGFVTVELYPYEATAPETARGAMEYLEDHGWV; encoded by the coding sequence ATGCAATTTGGATTTTCGACGAACGCATTCCGAGGGCACAGCCTCGAAGCAACCATCGAAACGCTCGCGGACGCTGGCTACGACGGGATCGAGATCCTTCTCGACACGCCACACCTGTACCCCGGTGACGCGGACCGAGCGGACGTTCGTCAGGTCCGGAAGCTACTCGATGCGCACGATCTCGCCATCAGCAACTGCAACGCGTTCATGCTCAGTGCTATCGAGCGCAGCGAGACGAGCCATCAGGCCGATTATCCCCATGAGACGGCGGCGTTTCACCATCCTTCGTTCATCGAACCCGACGCGACGGACCGCCGTGCCCGCATCGAACACACCCAAGCCGCCCTGGAGACGGCGGCCGCCCTCGGTGCTTCCCGGATCTCGATCCAGCCCGGTGGACCGGTACCCGTAGACAAGTCCGACGAACGGGCGGTCGAAGAGTTCGTCGACGGGCTACAGACCGTCGCAGCGACGGCCGAAACCGTCGGTATCGATGTCCTGATCGAACCGGAGCCGGAGCTTCTCGTCGAAACGTCAGAACAGTTTCTCGATCTCGTTGACCGGATCGATTCACCGCGCGTCGGCTGTAACTTCGACGCCGGACACTTTTACGCCTCGGGAGAGGATCCCGTTGCGTTGATCGACGTGCTCGCCGAGTACACCTGTCACTACCATCTCGAAGACATCCCGGCCGATCGGACGCACGACCACACCCAGCTCGGGGAGGGTGCGATGGACATCGATGGCTTTCTCGGTGCCCTCTCCGACAGCGGGTACGATGGGTTCGTCACCGTCGAACTGTATCCGTACGAGGCGACAGCCCCCGAGACCGCACGCGGTGCGATGGAGTATCTCGAAGACCACGGGTGGGTCTGA
- a CDS encoding TatD family hydrolase: MRVIDPHMHMVSRSSDDYKRARRAGIECCIEPAFWSGQDKHNAGSFFDYFEQIIEHETARAERTAGMDHYVTIGLEPKEANYREMAETVLERLPDYLDRDPVVGVGEIGYDQQTDAEEYAFRKQLRIAEAHELPVIVHTPHENKPSGTERIVEVIEDEGVTQERIVIDHNTEETVDISARTDCWLGFTLYPGKIETDLAIDLLEEYGTDRMLLNSAADWDPSDPLAVPNARDAMLDRGWNREAVRTVVFDNPYEFFDQSPNFEYER, from the coding sequence ATGCGAGTCATCGACCCACATATGCATATGGTTTCTCGATCGAGTGACGATTACAAACGAGCGCGACGGGCTGGGATCGAATGCTGCATCGAACCGGCCTTTTGGAGCGGTCAGGACAAACACAACGCGGGTTCGTTTTTCGACTACTTCGAACAGATCATCGAACACGAGACCGCTCGGGCCGAGCGAACGGCCGGGATGGACCACTACGTTACCATCGGTCTCGAACCAAAGGAAGCGAACTACCGTGAGATGGCCGAGACGGTACTCGAGCGGCTCCCTGACTATCTGGACCGGGATCCCGTCGTCGGCGTCGGTGAAATCGGCTACGATCAACAGACCGACGCCGAAGAGTACGCCTTTCGGAAACAGTTGCGAATCGCTGAAGCGCACGAACTCCCAGTTATCGTTCACACACCCCACGAGAACAAGCCATCGGGGACCGAGCGCATCGTGGAGGTGATCGAGGATGAAGGCGTCACTCAAGAGCGCATCGTCATCGACCATAACACCGAAGAAACGGTCGACATCTCCGCCCGAACCGACTGCTGGTTGGGCTTTACGCTCTATCCAGGCAAGATCGAAACCGATCTCGCTATCGACCTTCTGGAGGAGTACGGCACCGACCGTATGCTCCTCAACAGCGCCGCCGACTGGGATCCGTCGGATCCGCTGGCCGTTCCGAACGCTCGTGATGCGATGCTTGATCGGGGCTGGAACCGCGAAGCGGTTCGGACGGTCGTTTTCGACAATCCCTACGAGTTCTTCGATCAATCCCCGAACTTCGAGTACGAACGATAA
- a CDS encoding sugar phosphate isomerase/epimerase family protein, with product MAHDVETAMNEDSSADGVSSTVSRHFSTKRRTVLQGIAALGLSSSVVGTTAARTNDTERTPDADTPPRRGVSTAIQFYTLRNLPDTVLDLIRRVGAVDNNGGPGYDAVEFAGLGEASADEIVDTLERTGLVGGSAHVGLEALETELETTVETYTQIGVDNLVVPYIDPSRIDTIEKTETLAERMNAVDEQLGSDVQLSYHNHDGEFQRLADDRTPLAVLDESLNDGIGFEIDVGWVHTAGFDPVEVIETYSDRTHLVHMKDMVDGEFAEIGEGAVDMRAVSAVARTKANVEYLIYEHDEPTDPAGSVATGAGVLSLLDGTKKPGRIELSEMGPPAYDPTLDGTDRTGGGNC from the coding sequence ATGGCGCACGACGTCGAAACAGCCATGAACGAAGACAGTTCCGCAGATGGCGTCAGTAGCACAGTCAGTCGTCATTTCTCGACGAAGCGACGGACGGTACTTCAGGGAATCGCCGCGCTTGGGCTTTCGAGCAGCGTCGTTGGAACCACAGCGGCACGAACGAACGATACGGAAAGGACTCCCGACGCCGACACGCCTCCCAGACGGGGTGTTTCGACTGCGATCCAGTTTTACACGCTTCGGAACCTCCCTGACACGGTACTCGACCTCATTCGACGCGTCGGTGCCGTCGACAACAACGGTGGGCCCGGCTATGACGCCGTCGAATTTGCCGGTCTCGGTGAGGCGAGCGCGGATGAGATCGTCGATACACTCGAACGGACGGGACTGGTGGGGGGCAGTGCCCACGTTGGTCTCGAGGCATTGGAGACGGAGTTGGAGACGACCGTCGAGACGTACACACAGATCGGCGTCGATAATCTCGTGGTTCCGTACATCGATCCTTCTCGGATCGATACGATCGAAAAGACCGAGACGCTTGCAGAGCGGATGAATGCGGTCGACGAGCAGCTCGGATCGGACGTGCAGTTGAGTTATCACAACCACGACGGCGAATTCCAGCGTCTTGCCGACGATAGAACGCCGCTTGCGGTGCTCGATGAGTCGCTGAACGACGGTATCGGCTTCGAAATCGATGTCGGATGGGTTCATACTGCCGGGTTCGATCCTGTCGAAGTCATCGAGACGTACAGCGACCGAACTCATCTCGTCCACATGAAGGATATGGTCGACGGGGAGTTCGCCGAGATCGGTGAGGGAGCTGTCGACATGCGGGCCGTCTCGGCTGTCGCTCGCACAAAGGCGAACGTCGAGTATCTGATCTACGAACACGACGAGCCGACCGATCCAGCGGGTTCCGTGGCAACCGGTGCGGGCGTTCTCTCGCTTCTGGATGGAACGAAAAAACCGGGCCGAATCGAGCTCTCGGAAATGGGTCCGCCAGCGTACGATCCTACTCTCGACGGCACTGACCGAACGGGCGGTGGGAACTGCTGA